From Lysobacter auxotrophicus, the proteins below share one genomic window:
- the gcvT gene encoding glycine cleavage system aminomethyltransferase GcvT: MTQKTILNQTHRDLGAKMVDFGGWDMPIHYGSQIEEHHQVRLDAGMFDVSHMTVVDLNGAKVRDFLRRLVANSVDKLKVPGKALYTCMLNPQGGVIDDLIIYYRAEGFFRLVVNAATREKDLAWITQQAKAFDVTVTERPDFGMIAVQGPNARAKVLGLLREEDRDAIGKLGKFAAGEAKTVDGIDVFVARTGYTGEDGFEVVVPEARTVAFWNALLDAGVKPAGLGARDTLRLEAGMNLYGQDMDDTVSPYEAALAWTIALDDQADGKPRDFIGRDVLEQQKAAGAPRQMIALVMDEKGVLRHGQKVVTEHGDGEILSGTFSPTLGKAIAFARVPAGKIALGAAGNVRVDIRGKEVPVRVVKFPFVRDGQPQDGVLA, from the coding sequence ATGACCCAGAAGACGATCCTCAACCAGACCCACCGCGACCTCGGCGCCAAGATGGTCGACTTCGGTGGCTGGGACATGCCGATCCACTACGGCTCGCAGATCGAGGAACACCACCAGGTTCGCCTCGACGCCGGCATGTTCGACGTCAGCCACATGACGGTGGTCGATCTCAACGGCGCGAAGGTGCGCGACTTCCTGCGCCGCCTCGTCGCCAACTCGGTCGACAAGCTCAAGGTCCCGGGCAAGGCGCTGTACACCTGCATGCTCAACCCGCAGGGCGGCGTGATCGACGACCTCATCATCTATTACCGGGCCGAGGGCTTCTTCCGCCTGGTGGTCAACGCCGCCACGCGCGAGAAGGACCTGGCGTGGATCACGCAGCAGGCGAAGGCCTTCGACGTGACCGTCACCGAGCGCCCGGACTTCGGCATGATCGCCGTGCAGGGCCCGAACGCCCGCGCGAAGGTGCTGGGCCTGCTGCGCGAGGAAGACCGCGACGCGATCGGCAAGCTGGGCAAGTTCGCCGCCGGCGAGGCGAAGACGGTCGACGGCATCGACGTGTTCGTCGCGCGCACCGGTTACACGGGCGAGGACGGTTTCGAGGTCGTCGTGCCCGAAGCGCGGACGGTCGCGTTCTGGAACGCGCTGCTCGATGCGGGCGTGAAGCCGGCGGGCCTCGGCGCGCGCGACACGCTGCGCCTGGAAGCGGGCATGAACCTGTACGGCCAGGACATGGACGACACCGTGTCGCCGTATGAAGCCGCGCTCGCATGGACCATCGCGCTCGACGACCAGGCCGATGGAAAGCCGCGCGACTTCATCGGTCGCGACGTGCTCGAACAGCAGAAGGCCGCCGGCGCACCGCGCCAGATGATCGCCCTGGTCATGGACGAGAAGGGCGTGCTGCGCCACGGCCAGAAGGTCGTCACCGAACACGGCGACGGCGAGATCCTGTCGGGCACGTTCTCGCCGACGCTGGGCAAGGCGATCGCCTTCGCGCGCGTGCCGGCGGGGAAGATCGCGCTGGGCGCCGCCGGCAATGTCCGCGTCGACATCCGCGGCAAGGAAGTCCCGGTGCGCGTGGTGAAGTTCCCGTTCGTGCGCGACGGCCAGCCGCAGGACGGCGTGCTGGCGTAA
- a CDS encoding NfeD family protein, giving the protein MQWNTETMTWAVVALLLFAAEAMAPGAFMLWLGFAAAAVFAIVLVIPGVPVLVQAAAFVLLSFVSIQVYRSWFRGREPRSDKPTLNRRTEALIGSVVPLERAIVNGHGRVQIADAYWDVTGPELPAGTVVRIVSSRGMSLLVEPAV; this is encoded by the coding sequence ATGCAGTGGAACACCGAGACGATGACCTGGGCGGTGGTGGCGCTGCTGCTGTTCGCCGCAGAAGCGATGGCGCCGGGCGCGTTCATGCTGTGGCTCGGCTTCGCCGCCGCTGCGGTGTTCGCGATCGTGCTGGTGATCCCGGGCGTCCCGGTCCTCGTGCAGGCGGCGGCGTTCGTCCTGCTGAGCTTCGTGTCGATCCAGGTGTACCGCAGCTGGTTCCGCGGCCGCGAACCGCGCAGCGACAAGCCCACGCTCAACCGCCGCACCGAGGCGCTGATCGGCAGCGTCGTTCCGCTGGAACGCGCCATCGTCAACGGCCACGGCCGCGTGCAGATCGCCGACGCGTACTGGGACGTCACCGGCCCGGAGCTTCCGGCCGGCACGGTGGTGCGCATCGTCTCCAGCCGCGGCATGAGCCTGCTGGTCGAGCCGGCGGTATGA
- a CDS encoding aldo/keto reductase, translating into MQYRRLGSSGLQLSALSFGAWLTFGAQIGRSTARDLVAAAWDNGINFFDNAETYANGEAEKVMGDVIADLRLPRDGFCVSSKVYFGAVDQPGPTQRGLSRKHVTDACHAALKRLRVETLDLYYCHRPDPDTPIEETVGAMDALIRQGKILYWGTSEWTAAQIRDAHRIAHARNWYAPTMEQPQYNLLHRERVELEYAPLYAEYGLGTTIWSPLASGLLTGKYNAGVPTEARLGREGLGWLQRSVLGEEGARVERARRFVATAQELGVAPAPLAIAWCLRNPHVSSVILGASRPEQLIQNLEALELSERLSESDWQRVEAAVG; encoded by the coding sequence ATGCAATACCGCCGCCTCGGCTCGTCCGGCCTGCAACTTTCCGCGCTGTCCTTTGGCGCCTGGCTTACCTTCGGGGCCCAGATCGGGCGTTCGACCGCGCGGGACCTCGTCGCCGCGGCCTGGGACAACGGCATCAACTTCTTCGACAACGCCGAGACCTACGCGAACGGCGAAGCGGAGAAGGTCATGGGCGACGTCATCGCCGACCTGCGCCTGCCGCGCGACGGGTTCTGCGTGTCGAGCAAGGTGTACTTCGGCGCGGTCGACCAGCCCGGGCCGACGCAGCGCGGTCTTTCGCGCAAGCACGTCACCGATGCCTGCCACGCCGCGCTGAAGCGGCTGCGCGTGGAAACGCTCGACCTCTACTACTGCCATCGCCCCGATCCCGACACGCCGATCGAGGAAACCGTCGGCGCGATGGACGCGCTGATCCGCCAGGGCAAGATCCTGTACTGGGGCACGTCGGAGTGGACCGCGGCGCAGATCCGCGACGCGCACCGCATTGCGCACGCACGCAACTGGTACGCCCCCACGATGGAGCAGCCGCAGTACAACCTGCTGCATCGCGAACGCGTCGAACTCGAATATGCGCCGCTCTACGCCGAGTACGGCCTGGGCACGACGATCTGGTCGCCGCTGGCGTCGGGCCTGCTGACCGGCAAGTACAACGCCGGCGTGCCGACCGAAGCGCGCCTCGGGCGCGAAGGGCTCGGCTGGCTGCAGCGTTCCGTGCTGGGCGAGGAGGGCGCGCGGGTGGAACGCGCGCGTCGCTTCGTCGCGACCGCGCAGGAACTCGGCGTCGCGCCGGCGCCACTCGCCATCGCGTGGTGCCTGCGCAATCCGCACGTGTCGAGCGTGATCCTCGGCGCGAGCAGGCCCGAACAGCTGATCCAGAACCTGGAAGCGCTCGAGCTTTCGGAACGCCTGTCGGAAAGCGACTGGCAGCGCGTCGAGGCCGCCGTCGGATAA
- a CDS encoding SPFH domain-containing protein — translation MGLSAVLSVVLLFAGVILVLKAVRMVPQGYEWTVERFGRYTHTMDPGLHFLIPIVYGVGRKINMMEQVMDVPSQDVITKDNAVVKVDGVVYFQVLDAAKAAYEVAQLEVAILNLVMTNIRTAIGSLDLDESLSKRDEINARVLVAVDQATHPWGLKVNRIELKDIQPPRDLVDSMARQMKAEREKRANILEAEGHRQAEILRAEGEKQAAILEAEGKREAAFREAEARERLAEAEAKATQLVSDAIAGGNVNAINYFVAQKYIEAFKALAEAPNQKFVMMPMEATGVIGSLAGIAELAKNALGSDALAAQASTRTPPPSPRLGG, via the coding sequence ATGGGACTGAGTGCGGTGCTGAGCGTCGTCCTGCTGTTCGCGGGCGTCATCCTGGTGTTGAAGGCCGTGCGGATGGTGCCGCAGGGCTATGAATGGACGGTCGAGCGGTTCGGCCGCTACACCCACACCATGGATCCGGGCCTGCACTTCCTGATCCCGATCGTCTACGGCGTGGGCCGCAAGATCAACATGATGGAACAGGTGATGGACGTCCCCAGCCAGGACGTGATCACCAAGGACAACGCCGTGGTGAAGGTCGACGGCGTCGTCTACTTCCAGGTGCTCGACGCGGCCAAGGCCGCCTACGAGGTCGCGCAGCTGGAGGTCGCCATCCTCAACCTGGTGATGACCAACATCCGCACCGCGATCGGTTCGCTGGACCTGGACGAATCGCTGTCCAAGCGCGACGAGATCAACGCCCGCGTGCTGGTCGCGGTGGACCAGGCCACGCATCCGTGGGGGCTGAAGGTCAACCGCATCGAGCTCAAGGACATCCAGCCGCCGCGCGACCTGGTCGACTCGATGGCGCGCCAGATGAAGGCCGAACGCGAGAAGCGCGCCAACATCCTGGAAGCCGAAGGCCATCGCCAGGCGGAGATCCTGCGCGCCGAAGGCGAGAAGCAGGCGGCGATCCTGGAAGCCGAAGGCAAGCGCGAAGCCGCCTTCCGCGAAGCCGAGGCGCGCGAGCGCCTGGCCGAGGCGGAAGCGAAGGCGACGCAGCTGGTGTCGGACGCGATCGCCGGCGGCAACGTCAACGCCATCAATTACTTCGTCGCGCAGAAATACATCGAGGCGTTCAAGGCGCTGGCCGAGGCGCCGAACCAGAAGTTCGTGATGATGCCGATGGAAGCCACCGGCGTGATCGGCTCGCTCGCCGGCATCGCCGAGCTGGCGAAGAACGCGCTGGGCAGCGACGCGCTCGCCGCGCAGGCCTCGACGCGCACGCCGCCGCCGTCGCCCCGGCTGGGAGGCTGA
- a CDS encoding RNA polymerase sigma factor has translation MPTSVPPTADAPRSSFAIDVPEALLARVRAGERAAFEQIYRRFERPVFNLALRMLGGAHGPDGVEEASDVLQETMLKVFNKIGDFRGAASAGHGDAASPFWGWVRQIAVNEALMRLRGQRRHQYDVALEDDEFAVDTGPLPTAAADAAALNRALARLPAATRSVLWLYHAEGYTHEEIASLMQRTPSFSKSQLARGGRRLRELLEPEKAHA, from the coding sequence TTGCCCACCAGCGTGCCACCCACTGCCGACGCGCCCCGGAGCAGCTTCGCCATCGACGTCCCCGAGGCGTTGCTGGCACGCGTTCGCGCCGGCGAGCGGGCGGCGTTCGAGCAGATCTACCGCCGCTTCGAGCGGCCCGTGTTCAACCTGGCGCTGCGGATGCTCGGCGGCGCCCACGGGCCGGACGGCGTCGAGGAGGCCTCCGACGTGCTGCAGGAAACCATGCTCAAGGTGTTCAACAAGATCGGCGACTTCCGCGGCGCGGCGAGCGCCGGCCACGGCGACGCCGCCAGCCCGTTCTGGGGCTGGGTCCGGCAGATCGCCGTGAACGAGGCGTTGATGCGGCTGCGCGGGCAGCGTCGTCACCAGTACGACGTGGCGCTGGAAGACGACGAGTTCGCCGTCGACACCGGCCCGCTGCCGACCGCGGCCGCCGATGCCGCCGCACTGAACCGCGCCCTCGCCCGCCTGCCCGCCGCCACCCGCAGCGTGCTGTGGCTGTACCACGCCGAGGGCTACACGCACGAGGAAATCGCGTCGCTGATGCAGCGCACGCCGAGTTTCTCGAAGTCCCAGCTCGCACGCGGCGGTCGCCGCCTGCGCGAACTACTCGAACCGGAGAAGGCCCATGCCTGA
- a CDS encoding DUF6607 family protein, translating into MNPRTLALHLGLFAAALSPAAFAEPSRDHDSILAMQGEYLVDFAFDETVLLQPGYERHPAMRSGGNETVIVVQDAPTKIVLQHILVDEKSGHVTKHWRQDWTYEAPTRFEFSDDQTWQVRAIPADTTRGAWTQCVYEVSDAPRYCGTGKWTYDNGVAMWTSDTSWRPLPRREYTKRSDYNAISAVNRHTLTPGGWTHEQFNTKVLRKPDGMQVELAREFGFNDYRRTTEVDFKPAYTYWAATKDYWAKVRARWERYLGQAPGVRLKTKVDGMAMIIPLFEQAGSLEDGKKVRDAQIDAVFDEWVERAPVEAAARK; encoded by the coding sequence ATGAACCCCCGCACGCTCGCCCTGCATCTGGGCCTTTTCGCTGCCGCCCTTTCGCCGGCGGCCTTCGCTGAACCATCCCGCGATCACGATTCGATCCTTGCGATGCAGGGCGAATACCTCGTCGACTTCGCCTTCGATGAAACCGTGCTGTTGCAGCCCGGCTACGAACGCCATCCCGCCATGCGCAGCGGCGGCAACGAGACGGTGATCGTCGTGCAGGACGCGCCGACGAAGATCGTGCTGCAGCACATCCTCGTCGACGAGAAGAGCGGCCACGTGACCAAGCACTGGCGGCAGGACTGGACGTACGAGGCGCCGACACGCTTCGAATTCAGCGACGACCAGACCTGGCAGGTGCGCGCGATTCCGGCCGACACGACGCGTGGCGCGTGGACGCAATGCGTGTACGAGGTGAGCGATGCGCCGCGCTATTGCGGTACCGGCAAGTGGACCTACGACAATGGCGTCGCGATGTGGACCAGCGACACGAGCTGGCGTCCGCTGCCGCGTCGCGAGTACACCAAGCGCAGCGACTACAACGCCATCAGCGCGGTGAACCGCCACACGCTGACGCCCGGCGGCTGGACGCACGAGCAGTTCAACACGAAGGTGCTACGCAAGCCGGACGGCATGCAGGTCGAGCTGGCGCGCGAGTTCGGCTTCAACGATTACCGCAGGACCACCGAAGTCGACTTCAAGCCGGCCTACACGTACTGGGCCGCGACGAAGGACTACTGGGCGAAGGTGCGCGCGCGCTGGGAGCGTTACCTCGGCCAGGCACCGGGCGTGCGCCTGAAGACGAAGGTCGACGGCATGGCGATGATCATCCCGCTGTTCGAGCAGGCCGGTTCGCTTGAGGACGGAAAGAAGGTGCGCGATGCGCAGATCGACGCGGTGTTCGACGAGTGGGTCGAGCGCGCGCCGGTGGAGGCAGCCGCGCGGAAGTGA
- a CDS encoding hemin uptake protein HemP, protein MSTRPTLLQLKPRTERLSPPIAAVAAVPSMPASFAQGLLDSDDLLRGGREVLIRHGDEVYRLRHTRNDKLILTK, encoded by the coding sequence ATGTCGACGCGCCCCACGCTGCTGCAGCTCAAGCCCCGTACCGAACGCCTGTCGCCGCCCATCGCGGCCGTCGCCGCCGTCCCGTCCATGCCCGCGTCGTTCGCGCAGGGCCTGCTCGACAGCGACGACCTGCTCCGCGGCGGCCGCGAAGTGCTGATCCGCCACGGCGACGAGGTCTACCGTCTGCGCCACACGCGCAACGACAAGCTGATCCTCACCAAGTAA
- a CDS encoding TonB-dependent hemoglobin/transferrin/lactoferrin family receptor, producing MHPVRNTLALALLLAIPTVALANDATPEGSDPALSTAAAGAVSASELDRIVVTATLTQRALDDVPNVVTAIDRDEMDRHLVRDLKDLFRYEPGITVSGGSGRFGGLGDIRIRGLGGNRVRIETDGIAVPDAFSIGSFSKANRNFVDLDTLKAVEVVRGPGSALYGSDALGGVVSFVTKDPSDYLADGKDAYFGLKFGYFGEDNGLFGGATAAFGGERWSGLVAVGHHQSQERENMGENRSTGASRTAPNPQEADGRSLLAKLVFATSEHQRFKLTVEGNEDDVDTDVLNAIGDTSTIPGTPASVRIASQTGDDRQTRARVAFSHEVDALDATFADSLQWQLYRQDSETTQRTREERATLRGGVAINPVLRERKFNFDQRLTGFDAVLHKDLAGGSVEHAITYGVELTRTQFRQKRDGRAANLLTGAVTNVISPDVFPVRDFPVSDTTQAAVFVQDEMSFAGGAFRLIPAVRVDYYKLEPKPDSIFAEDNPGVEVAKLSETSVSPKLGAVWHFNEDWSLFGGYQHGFRAPPYSDVNLGFTNLQFGYTAIPNPDLKPEKSNGVEFGLRFSNEAVYAEVSAYYNRYDDFIESSVQVSAPPQTPLIVFQSQNIEDAQIHGVEARGGVDLGAYSDTLAGWSIRGAASWSKGEDRTTNDPLPSIDPLRATIGIAYDADAWGIELAGRFAGRKDDLPAGNLFEVPGYGVADLLAHWNFAPGAVFDVGVFNLADRTYWDATDVPAGTLASSTVLDRYTSAGRNIGVSLSVSW from the coding sequence ATGCACCCTGTCCGCAACACCCTTGCCCTTGCTTTGCTGCTCGCCATTCCCACCGTCGCCCTCGCCAACGACGCGACGCCCGAAGGAAGCGACCCGGCGCTTTCCACTGCCGCCGCGGGCGCCGTGTCCGCCAGCGAGCTCGACCGCATCGTCGTCACCGCCACGCTGACGCAACGCGCGTTGGACGACGTACCGAACGTCGTGACCGCGATCGATCGCGACGAGATGGACCGCCACCTCGTGCGCGACCTGAAGGACCTGTTCCGCTACGAGCCCGGCATCACGGTGTCCGGCGGTTCGGGCCGGTTCGGCGGCCTGGGCGACATCCGCATCCGCGGCCTGGGCGGCAACCGCGTGCGCATCGAGACCGACGGCATCGCCGTGCCGGACGCGTTCTCGATCGGCAGCTTCTCCAAGGCCAACCGCAACTTCGTCGACCTCGACACGCTCAAGGCGGTCGAAGTCGTGCGCGGCCCGGGCAGCGCGCTCTACGGCTCCGACGCGCTGGGCGGCGTGGTGTCGTTCGTGACCAAGGACCCGTCGGATTACCTGGCGGACGGCAAGGACGCCTACTTCGGCTTGAAGTTCGGTTACTTCGGCGAGGACAACGGCCTCTTCGGCGGTGCGACCGCGGCGTTCGGCGGCGAGCGCTGGTCGGGCCTGGTCGCGGTCGGACATCACCAAAGCCAGGAGCGCGAGAACATGGGCGAAAACCGCAGCACCGGCGCCTCGCGCACCGCGCCCAATCCGCAGGAGGCCGACGGCCGCAGCCTGCTGGCCAAGCTCGTGTTCGCCACGAGCGAGCACCAGCGCTTCAAACTCACCGTCGAGGGCAACGAGGACGACGTCGACACGGACGTACTCAACGCGATCGGCGACACGTCGACGATCCCCGGCACTCCGGCGTCCGTGCGCATCGCATCGCAGACCGGCGACGACAGGCAGACCCGCGCGCGCGTGGCGTTCTCACACGAAGTCGATGCGCTCGACGCGACATTCGCCGATTCGCTGCAATGGCAGCTCTATCGGCAGGACAGCGAGACCACGCAGCGCACGCGCGAGGAGCGCGCCACGCTGCGCGGCGGCGTGGCGATCAACCCCGTGCTGCGCGAACGCAAATTCAATTTCGACCAGCGCCTGACCGGCTTCGACGCCGTGCTGCACAAGGACCTCGCCGGCGGATCGGTCGAACATGCCATCACCTACGGCGTCGAACTCACGCGTACGCAATTCAGGCAGAAGCGCGATGGCCGCGCGGCCAACCTGCTGACCGGCGCGGTGACCAACGTGATCTCGCCCGACGTCTTCCCGGTGCGCGATTTCCCCGTCAGCGACACCACGCAGGCGGCGGTGTTCGTGCAGGACGAGATGTCCTTCGCGGGCGGCGCATTCCGCCTGATCCCCGCCGTGCGCGTGGACTACTACAAGCTGGAGCCGAAGCCCGATTCCATCTTCGCCGAGGACAATCCTGGCGTCGAAGTGGCGAAGCTGAGCGAAACCAGCGTGTCGCCCAAGCTCGGCGCCGTGTGGCATTTCAACGAGGACTGGTCGCTGTTCGGTGGCTACCAGCATGGTTTCCGCGCGCCGCCCTACAGCGACGTCAACCTCGGGTTCACCAACCTGCAGTTCGGCTACACGGCCATCCCGAACCCGGACCTCAAGCCGGAGAAGAGCAACGGCGTCGAGTTCGGCCTGCGTTTCTCGAACGAGGCCGTCTATGCCGAAGTCTCCGCCTATTACAACCGCTACGACGATTTCATCGAATCGTCGGTGCAGGTGAGTGCGCCGCCGCAGACGCCGCTGATCGTGTTCCAGTCGCAGAACATCGAGGACGCGCAAATCCATGGCGTCGAAGCGCGCGGCGGCGTGGACCTCGGCGCATACAGCGACACGCTGGCGGGATGGTCGATCCGCGGCGCCGCTTCGTGGTCGAAGGGCGAGGACCGCACGACGAACGATCCGCTGCCGTCGATCGATCCGCTGCGCGCGACGATCGGCATCGCATACGACGCCGACGCCTGGGGCATCGAGCTCGCCGGCCGCTTCGCCGGACGCAAGGACGACCTGCCGGCGGGGAACCTGTTCGAGGTGCCGGGCTACGGCGTCGCCGACCTGCTCGCGCATTGGAACTTCGCGCCGGGCGCGGTGTTCGACGTGGGCGTGTTCAACCTCGCCGATCGCACGTACTGGGACGCGACCGACGTGCCGGCCGGCACGCTCGCGAGCAGCACCGTGCTAGACCGCTACACCAGCGCCGGCCGCAACATCGGCGTCAGCCTGTCGGTGAGCTGGTGA
- a CDS encoding TMEM165/GDT1 family protein, giving the protein MDHFPLLTAAISAGTVALAEIGDKTQLLALLLAARFRKPLPIIAGILVATLLNHALAGWFGTLVAQWLTPQVLRWVVAISFLAVAMWTLKPDKLDEGEESLPARGAFVATTFAFFLAEIGDKTQVATVLLAAKYSPLWEVVVGTTVGMLLANVPVVLLGSKLADRLPLKAARYTAAVVFLALAAWAAVRGIS; this is encoded by the coding sequence ATGGATCACTTTCCCCTGCTCACCGCCGCGATTTCCGCCGGCACGGTTGCGCTTGCCGAAATCGGCGACAAGACGCAGCTGCTCGCGCTGCTGCTGGCGGCGCGCTTCCGCAAGCCGCTGCCGATCATCGCCGGCATTCTCGTCGCGACGCTGCTCAACCACGCGTTGGCCGGCTGGTTCGGCACGCTGGTGGCGCAATGGCTGACGCCCCAGGTGCTGCGCTGGGTCGTGGCGATCAGCTTCCTCGCCGTCGCGATGTGGACGCTCAAGCCGGACAAGCTGGACGAAGGCGAGGAATCGCTGCCGGCGCGTGGCGCGTTCGTCGCCACGACGTTCGCCTTCTTCCTGGCCGAGATCGGCGACAAGACGCAGGTCGCGACCGTGCTGCTGGCCGCCAAGTACTCGCCGCTGTGGGAAGTGGTCGTGGGCACGACGGTCGGCATGCTGCTGGCGAACGTGCCGGTGGTGCTGCTGGGCAGCAAGCTGGCCGACCGCCTGCCGCTGAAGGCGGCCCGCTACACGGCGGCGGTGGTGTTCCTCGCGCTGGCGGCGTGGGCCGCGGTGCGCGGGATTTCGTAA
- a CDS encoding PDZ domain-containing protein, which produces MIPTRNTTRLTATIALLVLCMGAGAQTPKADAERARQDADKARQGAQLARQDAAKARQDAERTRQIEAARADLNRAAQRYAELSRQNANFDRAHFEREFERRFARQPVLGVVLSPDAKAGVRIAAVTPGSAAAKAGLRAGDVLTSINGAKLDQAQADVRLEQARAQLRKNEIDKPVTLVYTRDGRVATARATPQLGDRLLFARDADGNPLARPMPIVAPQVRNELIRLDCEDDDGDCRLPLLSEAFRWNGLNLATVDAQLGRYFGADRGVLVLSTGPELSGLQAGDVIQRIDNKPVASPREAMAALRDKPADSRVAVTYLRDRKGATTQITVPKTAMLRIPRPPAPPAPPAAPKPPAAPATPPAPPAPAAPPAPKPPLAIVAPAPPAPPKAPEPPEGFVGHVFSL; this is translated from the coding sequence ATGATTCCTACCCGCAACACGACGCGACTGACCGCGACGATCGCCCTGCTCGTTCTGTGCATGGGCGCCGGCGCGCAGACGCCGAAAGCCGACGCCGAGCGCGCGCGCCAGGACGCCGATAAGGCACGGCAGGGTGCGCAGCTCGCCCGACAGGACGCTGCGAAGGCGCGGCAGGACGCCGAACGGACGCGGCAGATCGAAGCCGCGCGCGCCGACCTCAATCGCGCCGCGCAGCGTTATGCCGAGCTCAGCCGCCAGAACGCGAACTTCGACCGCGCGCACTTCGAACGCGAGTTCGAGCGGCGCTTCGCGCGCCAGCCGGTGCTCGGCGTGGTGCTCTCGCCGGACGCGAAGGCCGGCGTGCGCATCGCCGCGGTCACGCCCGGCAGCGCGGCGGCGAAGGCCGGACTCCGCGCGGGCGACGTCCTCACGTCCATCAATGGCGCGAAGCTCGATCAGGCGCAGGCGGATGTGCGGCTGGAGCAGGCGCGCGCGCAGTTGCGCAAGAACGAAATCGACAAGCCCGTGACGCTGGTCTATACGCGCGATGGCCGCGTGGCGACGGCGCGCGCGACCCCGCAACTCGGCGACCGGCTGCTCTTCGCACGCGATGCCGATGGAAACCCGCTTGCGCGTCCGATGCCGATCGTCGCCCCGCAGGTGCGCAACGAACTAATCCGCCTGGATTGCGAGGACGACGACGGCGACTGCCGCCTGCCGCTGCTGTCGGAAGCCTTCCGCTGGAACGGCCTGAACCTCGCGACGGTCGACGCGCAGCTCGGCCGTTACTTCGGTGCGGACCGCGGCGTGCTCGTGCTCAGCACCGGCCCGGAACTGTCGGGCCTGCAGGCCGGCGACGTGATCCAGCGCATCGACAACAAGCCGGTCGCGTCGCCGCGAGAGGCCATGGCGGCGCTGCGCGACAAGCCCGCCGACAGTCGCGTCGCAGTGACCTACCTGCGCGATCGCAAGGGCGCGACGACGCAGATCACCGTGCCGAAGACCGCGATGCTGCGCATCCCGCGTCCGCCGGCGCCGCCCGCGCCGCCTGCCGCACCGAAACCGCCGGCCGCGCCTGCCACGCCCCCGGCGCCGCCCGCACCCGCCGCTCCGCCGGCACCGAAGCCGCCGCTCGCCATCGTTGCACCCGCGCCGCCCGCGCCGCCGAAGGCGCCCGAACCGCCGGAAGGTTTCGTCGGGCACGTGTTCTCGCTCTGA
- a CDS encoding GGDEF domain-containing protein has translation MLEIGAGGELMVARLRVVIAAMLLVLPVTNALGGGSVKDTLVGLGGAIVVNIFAHLWLALARRRRLFRWLPFASSAFDVTATTVLLIILAADHLPAGLNNLTAWCGYVVAIVLTAPRSDGRIALFAGALAIGQYCLLAAWVFATAGSPEQLISSDYGAITLPGQLQRVILLGVFTLITAMVVYRMQRLVEMSGTDGLTRLPNRTWLMYRVPRLFDSVRHDGDSLTLALIDLDHFKRINDAHGHHAGDRALRHVVSVLRELAEPGEWLVRIGGEEFVLLLRKPIGTAWERVDAIRRALGERPFEPERGADNVALSFSAGLAGFPHEGSDLSRLLRRADGRLQQAKLQGRNKVVARDT, from the coding sequence ATGTTGGAGATCGGCGCCGGCGGCGAGCTGATGGTCGCGCGCCTGCGCGTGGTCATCGCGGCGATGCTGCTGGTGCTGCCGGTGACGAACGCGCTCGGCGGCGGCAGCGTCAAGGACACGCTGGTCGGCCTGGGCGGCGCGATCGTGGTCAACATCTTCGCGCACCTGTGGCTCGCGCTCGCGCGGCGTCGCCGACTGTTCCGCTGGCTGCCGTTCGCATCTTCCGCGTTCGACGTCACCGCCACCACGGTGCTGCTGATCATCCTCGCCGCCGACCACCTGCCGGCCGGCCTGAACAACCTGACGGCCTGGTGCGGCTATGTGGTGGCGATCGTGTTGACCGCGCCGCGCAGCGACGGCCGTATCGCGCTGTTCGCGGGCGCATTGGCGATCGGCCAGTACTGCCTGCTGGCGGCCTGGGTGTTCGCCACGGCGGGCTCGCCCGAGCAGCTGATTTCCAGCGACTACGGCGCGATCACCCTGCCCGGCCAGCTGCAGCGCGTGATCCTGCTCGGGGTGTTCACGCTGATCACGGCGATGGTCGTCTACCGCATGCAGCGGCTGGTGGAGATGTCCGGCACCGACGGCCTCACCCGCCTGCCCAACCGCACCTGGCTGATGTACCGCGTGCCGCGCCTGTTCGACAGCGTCCGCCACGACGGCGACAGCCTCACGCTGGCGCTGATCGACCTGGACCACTTCAAGCGCATCAACGACGCCCACGGGCACCACGCGGGCGATCGCGCGCTGCGGCACGTCGTGTCGGTGCTGCGCGAGCTTGCCGAACCGGGCGAATGGCTGGTGCGGATCGGCGGCGAGGAATTCGTGCTGCTGCTGCGCAAGCCGATCGGCACCGCCTGGGAACGCGTGGATGCGATCCGCCGCGCGCTCGGCGAGCGGCCGTTCGAACCCGAGCGCGGCGCCGACAACGTGGCGCTGAGCTTCAGCGCCGGGCTGGCCGGGTTCCCGCACGAGGGCTCGGATCTTTCGCGCCTGCTCCGCCGGGCGGACGGTCGCCTCCAGCAGGCCAAGCTGCAGGGGCGGAACAAGGTCGTCGCGCGGGATACCTGA